A genomic region of Streptomyces rimosus contains the following coding sequences:
- a CDS encoding DedA family protein: protein MLESLGSLSDTPWVYAIVGLSVLLDVFVPILPSGVLVITAATTAAGTGTAAGAVSGTVRGDVHIAEMLALVLCAATASVLGDLVAYRLAWRGGDRFDRAIARSRRLTAAQERLGAALTRGGGGIVVLARFAPAGRSVVSLGAGVAHRTAREFLPWSALAGLAWAAYGVALGYVGGQWLGASWISAAVSVFALFAAGSAAVFLMRRPERRAAAFAATGTD, encoded by the coding sequence TTGTTGGAAAGCCTGGGGTCGTTGAGCGACACCCCTTGGGTCTACGCGATCGTCGGTCTCTCCGTACTCCTCGACGTCTTCGTGCCGATCCTGCCCAGCGGCGTCCTGGTGATCACCGCGGCCACCACGGCGGCGGGCACCGGCACCGCGGCCGGCGCCGTCTCCGGCACGGTGCGCGGCGACGTGCACATCGCCGAGATGCTGGCCCTGGTGCTGTGCGCCGCGACCGCCTCGGTCCTCGGCGACCTGGTCGCCTACCGGCTCGCCTGGCGCGGCGGCGACCGCTTCGACCGCGCCATCGCCCGCTCCCGCCGCCTGACCGCGGCCCAGGAGCGCCTCGGCGCGGCCCTGACCCGGGGCGGCGGCGGCATCGTCGTACTGGCCCGCTTCGCGCCCGCCGGACGCTCGGTGGTCAGCCTGGGCGCGGGCGTCGCGCACCGTACGGCCCGGGAGTTCCTGCCGTGGTCCGCGCTGGCCGGGCTGGCCTGGGCCGCGTACGGAGTGGCCCTGGGCTATGTGGGCGGCCAGTGGCTGGGCGCGTCGTGGATCAGCGCCGCCGTCTCGGTGTTCGCGCTGTTCGCGGCGGGGTCGGCGGCGGTCTTCCTGATGCGGCGGCCCGAGCGCCGGGCGGCGGCGTTCGCCGCGACGGGTACCGACTGA
- a CDS encoding superoxide dismutase family protein codes for MQTLRESSTRGSSTTPGSAAEPAADEGRAGGGAARVRTTTRAAGACAAVLATAGALLLAPAAMAADDDKVQKNTVDPQYSVAIAAQFARPNAQMLSSALTYDPKLVPVGSHVTVSERSDSKQTRVGLRVTDLPANRTYGAHVHTGACGVRPTDAGVHYQHRKDPRSPSVDPAYANPKNEVWLDFTTNANGEGSAESRHAWSFRPGEARSVAIHERRTATGPGVAGTAGRVVACYSVPFNNSKEAGKAVAGVLSKIF; via the coding sequence ATGCAGACGTTGAGGGAGTCATCGACGAGGGGGTCATCGACGACGCCGGGGAGCGCGGCCGAACCGGCCGCCGACGAGGGGCGGGCCGGGGGCGGCGCGGCGCGGGTGCGGACGACCACCAGGGCGGCGGGCGCCTGCGCGGCGGTCCTCGCCACGGCGGGCGCGCTCCTGCTCGCCCCGGCGGCCATGGCGGCGGACGACGACAAGGTCCAGAAGAACACCGTCGACCCGCAGTACTCCGTGGCGATCGCCGCGCAGTTCGCGCGGCCGAACGCGCAGATGCTGAGCAGCGCGCTCACCTACGACCCCAAGCTGGTGCCCGTCGGGTCCCACGTCACGGTCAGCGAGCGCTCCGACAGCAAGCAGACCCGGGTCGGCCTGCGGGTTACCGACCTGCCGGCGAACCGCACGTACGGGGCGCACGTCCACACCGGCGCCTGCGGTGTCCGCCCCACGGACGCGGGCGTGCACTACCAGCACCGCAAGGACCCGCGTTCGCCGTCCGTCGACCCGGCCTACGCCAACCCGAAGAACGAGGTCTGGCTGGACTTCACGACCAACGCGAACGGCGAGGGCTCGGCCGAGTCCCGGCATGCCTGGAGCTTCCGGCCCGGCGAGGCGCGGTCGGTGGCGATCCACGAGCGGCGCACCGCGACCGGGCCCGGAGTGGCGGGGACCGCCGGCCGGGTGGTGGCGTGCTACAGCGTGCCGTTCAACAACTCCAAGGAGGCCGGGAAGGCCGTCGCGGGCGTGCTGTCGAAGATCTTCTGA
- a CDS encoding methyltransferase: protein MNTLQAPQSVAWTEAGAARSARWRSESGAPPPRRVAVADDRTKADDAYKLACEGTALLWRGDFHNARQLLTALARRIDRRPRKRPPADPAQAFHLHRAAQNQRARILGMLLVSLEPGYDLVLRRAPDVREACLQAYGPDDAGSPADGAAAPAGTHPALPQLVSLRELLGVIGAYEWRRKGVAIPALGGDRVHPYYGVFSPVRGEYVDLVAEAPLPSVPGPAFDIGTGTGVLASVLARRGVSRVVATDQDPRALACARENVARLGVADRVEVVAADLFPAGRASLIVCNPPWVPAKPTSPVEYAVYDPGSRMLRGFLDGLAAHLVPGGEGWLIMSDLAEHLGLRSRTELTDAFEAAGLTVLDRLDIRPRHGRSHDTADPLHSARTAEVTSLWRLGAAQPVDGIRNAP from the coding sequence ATGAACACACTTCAGGCCCCGCAGTCCGTCGCGTGGACCGAGGCCGGCGCGGCCCGCTCCGCGCGCTGGCGTTCCGAGAGCGGCGCGCCGCCGCCCCGCCGCGTCGCCGTGGCGGACGACCGCACGAAGGCCGACGACGCCTACAAGCTCGCCTGCGAGGGCACCGCCCTGCTGTGGCGCGGCGACTTCCACAACGCCCGCCAGCTGCTGACGGCGCTGGCCCGCCGCATCGACCGCCGGCCCCGCAAGCGGCCGCCGGCCGACCCCGCGCAGGCGTTCCACCTGCACCGGGCCGCGCAGAACCAACGCGCCCGCATCCTGGGCATGCTGCTGGTGTCCCTGGAGCCCGGATACGACCTCGTGCTGCGCCGCGCGCCCGACGTACGGGAGGCGTGCCTCCAGGCGTACGGTCCGGACGACGCTGGGAGCCCGGCCGACGGGGCGGCAGCACCCGCCGGGACGCACCCCGCCCTCCCCCAGCTCGTCTCGCTGCGCGAACTGCTCGGTGTGATCGGCGCGTACGAATGGCGCAGAAAAGGTGTCGCGATACCGGCGCTCGGCGGTGACCGCGTCCACCCGTATTACGGCGTCTTCTCGCCGGTGCGCGGCGAGTACGTGGACCTGGTGGCCGAGGCCCCGCTGCCGTCCGTCCCGGGCCCGGCGTTCGACATCGGCACCGGTACCGGCGTGCTGGCGTCGGTGCTGGCGCGGCGCGGTGTGTCCCGCGTCGTGGCCACCGACCAGGACCCGCGGGCGCTGGCCTGCGCGCGGGAGAACGTCGCCCGGCTCGGCGTGGCCGACCGCGTGGAGGTCGTGGCGGCCGATCTGTTCCCGGCCGGACGCGCGTCGCTGATCGTCTGCAACCCGCCGTGGGTCCCCGCGAAGCCCACCTCCCCCGTCGAGTACGCGGTCTACGACCCGGGCAGCCGGATGCTCCGCGGCTTCCTGGACGGCCTGGCCGCGCACCTGGTCCCGGGCGGCGAGGGCTGGCTGATCATGTCCGACCTCGCGGAACACCTCGGACTGCGCTCCCGTACCGAGCTGACCGACGCGTTCGAGGCGGCGGGCCTGACGGTGCTGGACCGGCTGGACATCCGTCCGCGTCACGGCCGCTCCCACGACACCGCCGACCCCTTGCACTCGGCCCGCACGGCCGAGGTGACCTCGCTGTGGCGGCTGGGCGCGGCGCAACCGGTCGACGGCATACGCAACGCCCCGTAG
- a CDS encoding nucleoside/nucleotide kinase family protein, with translation MEPQQLIARARRLAATAGPDRRRLLGITGPPGAGKSTLAAHLVSELAGSAALVPMDGFHLAEAELRRLGRTDRKGAPDTFDASGYAALLARLRSPAPDTVVYAPAFDRRIEEPVAGSIPVPHDVPLVVTEGNYLLLDDPAWARARECLDEVWYVELDAAERVRRLVDRHERFGKPRAQAERFVHASDEANARLVAAGRERADLVVTFPPDAAPVPYDGG, from the coding sequence ATGGAACCGCAGCAACTCATCGCGCGTGCCCGGCGTCTCGCCGCCACCGCGGGCCCGGACCGCCGCCGCCTGCTCGGCATCACGGGGCCGCCCGGCGCGGGCAAGTCCACCCTGGCCGCCCATCTGGTGTCCGAACTGGCCGGATCGGCGGCGCTCGTCCCCATGGACGGCTTCCACCTCGCCGAGGCGGAGCTGCGCCGCCTGGGGCGTACGGACCGCAAGGGCGCTCCGGACACGTTCGACGCGTCCGGGTATGCCGCCCTGCTCGCCCGGCTGCGCTCCCCCGCGCCGGACACCGTCGTCTACGCCCCGGCCTTCGACCGCCGCATCGAGGAGCCGGTGGCCGGCAGCATCCCCGTCCCCCACGACGTGCCGCTCGTCGTGACCGAGGGCAACTACCTGCTGCTCGACGACCCCGCGTGGGCACGGGCCAGGGAGTGCCTGGACGAGGTCTGGTACGTGGAGCTGGACGCCGCGGAACGGGTACGGCGCCTGGTCGACCGGCACGAGCGCTTCGGCAAGCCCCGCGCGCAGGCCGAACGTTTCGTCCACGCCTCGGACGAGGCCAATGCCCGCCTGGTGGCGGCGGGACGGGAGCGCGCGGACCTGGTCGTCACCTTCCCGCCGGACGCGGCACCGGTGCCGTACGACGGAGGGTGA
- a CDS encoding universal stress protein encodes MDTLPVIVAVDGSPDSERALRWAIEAARLRSAPLQIVHVWPYVTTEGRAAAESGIGDPVLDELRKKLDGQAGTAGLPGVEFRSLSGLTDTLLPALGAEAQLLVLGSRGRGGFASLLLGSNGMACAAHSEGPVVVVPRPDRGDAERGPDGELVRPTPSQVTLGVDASSDEPGAIGFAFAEASRRDARLLVVSGFSWPMMTPPSFEYIAAYDGTQQEYENALAEQLTRTLAPHRERHPEVPVTVELRNADAAGQLVEASKASDLVVVARHRRRLPIGRRLGSVAHAVLLHAVCPIAVVPEEPERAGEPEQVGEPERTGEPDGAAEDQSGQ; translated from the coding sequence ATGGACACCCTGCCGGTCATCGTCGCGGTGGACGGATCCCCCGACAGCGAACGGGCCCTGCGCTGGGCGATCGAGGCGGCCCGGCTGCGCTCCGCGCCGCTCCAGATCGTGCACGTCTGGCCGTACGTCACCACGGAGGGCCGCGCGGCGGCCGAATCCGGCATCGGCGACCCGGTCCTGGACGAACTGCGCAAGAAGCTGGACGGGCAGGCCGGCACGGCCGGGCTGCCGGGCGTCGAATTCCGCAGCCTCAGCGGGCTCACCGACACGCTGCTGCCCGCCCTCGGTGCCGAGGCGCAGCTGCTCGTGCTCGGCTCGCGCGGGCGCGGCGGCTTCGCCAGCCTGCTGCTCGGTTCGAACGGCATGGCCTGCGCGGCGCACTCGGAAGGGCCCGTCGTGGTGGTCCCCCGCCCGGACCGCGGCGACGCGGAACGGGGCCCGGACGGCGAGCTGGTCCGCCCCACCCCGTCGCAGGTCACGCTGGGCGTGGACGCCTCTTCCGACGAGCCCGGCGCGATCGGCTTCGCCTTCGCCGAGGCGAGCCGCCGCGACGCGCGCCTGTTGGTGGTCTCCGGCTTCTCCTGGCCGATGATGACCCCGCCGTCGTTCGAGTACATCGCGGCCTATGACGGCACCCAGCAGGAGTACGAGAACGCGCTGGCCGAACAGCTGACGCGGACGCTCGCCCCGCACCGCGAACGGCACCCCGAGGTGCCGGTGACGGTCGAACTGCGCAACGCGGACGCGGCCGGACAACTCGTCGAGGCGTCCAAGGCCAGCGATCTGGTCGTGGTCGCCCGACACCGCAGGCGCCTGCCCATCGGCCGTCGGCTCGGCTCGGTCGCCCACGCCGTACTGCTGCACGCGGTCTGCCCGATCGCGGTCGTACCGGAGGAGCCGGAGCGGGCCGGGGAGCCGGAGCAGGTCGGGGAGCCGGAGCGGACCGGTGAGCCCGACGGGGCGGCGGAAGACCAGTCGGGCCAGTAG
- a CDS encoding DoxX family protein, with protein sequence MSAQSPVTEFTERFRPHVLSLFRIVVGLLFACHGASSLFGVLGGAMGKGLTVPAGSWPGWYAAVIQLVGGVLVMVGLGTRSAAFISSGSMAYAYFSAHAGTALWPLQNGGELSALFCWAFLLLVFTGPGVWSLDRLFFGARRPAEAGAGTPREPSAV encoded by the coding sequence GCCGCACGTCCTGTCCCTGTTCCGCATCGTCGTGGGGCTGCTCTTCGCCTGCCATGGCGCGTCCTCGCTGTTCGGCGTCCTCGGCGGCGCGATGGGCAAGGGGCTGACCGTGCCCGCGGGCAGCTGGCCCGGCTGGTACGCGGCCGTCATCCAGCTCGTCGGCGGCGTCCTGGTGATGGTCGGCCTCGGCACCCGCAGCGCCGCCTTCATCAGCTCCGGCTCGATGGCGTACGCGTACTTCTCGGCGCACGCCGGCACGGCGCTGTGGCCGCTCCAGAACGGCGGCGAGCTGTCCGCGCTGTTCTGCTGGGCGTTCCTGCTGCTCGTCTTCACCGGTCCCGGCGTCTGGTCGCTGGACCGCCTGTTCTTCGGCGCCCGGCGCCCGGCGGAGGCCGGCGCGGGCACCCCGCGCGAGCCGAGCGCCGTCTGA
- a CDS encoding GNAT family N-acetyltransferase has product MNIWQCRPETSEDIPAVRRVNLAAFETSGEADLVDALRRDPAAWLPGFSYVAEPAAGPAGSGPAPAPVAAYALLTRCHIAGEPAVALAPCAVLPEYQKQGAGSAVTRAVLDAARAAGERTAIVLGHPSYYPRFGFGPASRFGILPPQKWPDEAFLALPLDGGTPPRGTVRYAEAFGIG; this is encoded by the coding sequence ATGAACATCTGGCAGTGCCGTCCCGAGACTTCCGAGGACATCCCGGCCGTCCGCCGGGTCAACCTCGCCGCCTTCGAGACCTCCGGCGAGGCCGACCTCGTCGACGCGCTGCGGCGTGACCCGGCGGCCTGGCTGCCCGGCTTCTCGTACGTGGCCGAGCCCGCCGCCGGGCCCGCGGGTTCTGGCCCGGCGCCCGCGCCCGTCGCCGCGTACGCCCTGCTCACCCGCTGCCACATAGCCGGCGAACCGGCCGTCGCGCTGGCGCCCTGCGCCGTGCTGCCCGAGTACCAGAAGCAGGGCGCGGGCAGCGCCGTCACCCGGGCGGTGCTGGACGCGGCCCGTGCCGCCGGCGAGCGGACGGCCATCGTGCTGGGCCATCCGTCGTACTACCCCAGATTCGGCTTCGGCCCCGCCTCCCGCTTCGGCATCCTGCCGCCCCAGAAGTGGCCGGACGAAGCATTCCTGGCCCTGCCCCTGGACGGCGGCACACCCCCGCGCGGCACGGTGCGCTACGCGGAGGCATTCGGCATCGGCTGA
- a CDS encoding glycosyltransferase family 39 protein — protein sequence MPVEAAPAPPAAALPAQRTAQGPVRRTAQPAALPGAAPSVSALARPAVPALPALLALALGLWGIRRDDSLWRDEAVTWQVGQRSVAEIWHMLGEVDVVHGLYYVLMHGVFEVFGTGPAVLRMPSVLAVALAAAATAAAGRRLAGPWAGLAAGLVLALIPNMQHYAQEGRAYALVTAGVAVATQLLVGASSDARRSWPRWAAYAAVMLTSALLNWFSLFVLPAHAVTVLVARRRGARPLVAPWSVAAAVVVAGALPLIQASRAQAGQVSWIKPVAVSTLLGIAVLVLVALVCARVPYPGRGRAAMSPASVGLPLLVIPQCGLLLASVVVEPLYLDRYVLYTNIGFALLLGVGVAAAVQALPVRTWVLLAGVTALGFVALLPVETGLRKPTSRADDVLRAAHRVAASARSGDGVLFVPAARRDTALVTPSAFTGLDDLALTRDPVSSGTIKGVEGSPEHIRAAMLAEHRIVVVTDTRRAAPPAPAREAEKLRVLARHFKLTERTDSVGRRVEVYEKVR from the coding sequence ATGCCCGTAGAAGCCGCCCCCGCCCCACCGGCCGCAGCTCTCCCCGCGCAACGCACCGCACAGGGCCCCGTACGACGCACCGCACAACCCGCCGCGCTTCCGGGTGCCGCGCCATCCGTTTCCGCGCTCGCGCGGCCGGCCGTCCCGGCGCTCCCCGCGCTGCTGGCGCTGGCGCTCGGCCTGTGGGGCATCCGGCGGGACGACAGCCTGTGGCGGGACGAGGCGGTGACCTGGCAGGTCGGGCAGCGTTCGGTGGCGGAGATCTGGCACATGCTCGGCGAGGTGGACGTCGTGCACGGCCTCTACTACGTGCTGATGCACGGCGTGTTCGAGGTCTTCGGCACCGGCCCGGCCGTGCTGCGCATGCCGTCCGTCCTGGCCGTCGCCCTGGCCGCTGCCGCCACCGCCGCGGCCGGGCGCCGTCTCGCCGGTCCGTGGGCCGGGCTCGCCGCCGGACTGGTGCTCGCGCTGATACCCAACATGCAGCACTACGCGCAGGAGGGACGGGCATACGCCCTGGTCACGGCCGGTGTGGCGGTGGCCACCCAACTCCTCGTGGGTGCGTCGTCCGACGCGCGGCGCAGCTGGCCGCGCTGGGCGGCCTACGCCGCCGTCATGCTGACCTCGGCCCTGCTGAACTGGTTCTCGCTGTTCGTCCTGCCCGCGCACGCCGTCACGGTCCTCGTCGCCCGCCGCCGCGGCGCGCGCCCGCTGGTGGCACCGTGGTCGGTGGCCGCCGCCGTGGTGGTGGCGGGCGCGCTGCCGCTGATCCAGGCCAGCCGGGCCCAGGCGGGCCAGGTGTCGTGGATCAAACCGGTCGCCGTCTCCACGCTGCTGGGGATCGCCGTGCTGGTGCTCGTGGCGCTGGTGTGTGCCCGGGTTCCGTACCCGGGGCGCGGGCGCGCGGCCATGTCACCGGCCTCCGTCGGGCTGCCGCTGCTCGTGATCCCGCAGTGCGGCCTGCTGCTGGCATCGGTCGTCGTGGAGCCGCTCTACCTCGACCGCTACGTCCTCTACACGAACATCGGCTTCGCCCTGCTCCTCGGCGTCGGCGTAGCCGCTGCCGTCCAGGCCCTCCCGGTCCGCACCTGGGTGCTGCTCGCGGGCGTCACGGCGCTGGGCTTCGTGGCGCTGCTGCCGGTGGAGACCGGTCTGCGCAAGCCGACGAGCCGGGCGGACGACGTGCTGCGGGCGGCGCACCGGGTGGCGGCGAGCGCGCGGTCCGGCGACGGCGTGCTGTTCGTACCGGCGGCGCGGCGCGATACGGCGCTGGTGACGCCGTCGGCCTTCACCGGTCTGGACGACCTCGCGCTGACCCGGGACCCGGTGTCCTCCGGCACCATCAAGGGCGTCGAGGGCAGCCCGGAGCACATACGCGCGGCCATGCTGGCCGAGCACCGCATCGTGGTCGTCACCGACACCCGCCGGGCCGCGCCGCCCGCACCCGCCCGCGAGGCCGAGAAGCTTCGCGTCCTCGCCCGCCATTTCAAGCTCACCGAACGGACGGACAGCGTCGGGCGGCGGGTGGAGGTGTACGAGAAGGTGCGGTGA